In Anseongella ginsenosidimutans, one genomic interval encodes:
- a CDS encoding L-threonylcarbamoyladenylate synthase produces MKGLSPTQEALNRALEVLKNGGILLTPTDTVWGLSCDATNEEAVEKLIQLKQRPAGKSFIVLLDADYKLEQYVRDVPGVAYDLIEYAEKPLTIIFPGARRLASSVINEDGSVGIRIVRQPSFCRKLLEKFRHPIVSTSANLSGQPAPAIFEEVDEILIKGVDYVVPAKEATPGTPRPSTIIRLGPGGEYSLIRK; encoded by the coding sequence ATGAAAGGATTAAGCCCTACACAGGAGGCATTGAACCGGGCACTGGAGGTTCTGAAAAACGGAGGCATCCTGCTCACCCCTACTGATACGGTCTGGGGACTGAGTTGTGACGCGACCAACGAAGAGGCCGTTGAAAAGCTGATCCAGCTGAAGCAGCGGCCGGCAGGGAAAAGCTTTATCGTACTGCTCGACGCCGATTATAAGCTGGAGCAGTACGTCCGGGATGTCCCCGGAGTAGCTTATGACTTGATCGAATATGCGGAGAAACCGCTGACCATCATCTTTCCCGGCGCCCGGCGCCTGGCGTCCAGCGTCATTAACGAGGACGGCAGCGTAGGGATCAGGATTGTGCGGCAGCCTTCTTTCTGCCGTAAACTCCTGGAAAAATTTCGACATCCTATTGTTTCCACTTCGGCCAACCTCAGCGGCCAGCCGGCGCCCGCGATCTTTGAGGAGGTGGATGAAATACTTATAAAAGGCGTGGATTACGTGGTCCCCGCAAAGGAGGCCACACCCGGAACCCCCCGGCCCTCCACAATCATCCGGCTCGGCCCGGGAGGCGAATATTCCCTGATCCGTAAATAA
- a CDS encoding helix-turn-helix transcriptional regulator — protein sequence MNRIDRLFGILILLQSKKHASVEWIAGKFRISERTVYRDLKALTELGIPLSFEPYKGYCIVQGYFLPPVSFSSEEANALLLMETVASGFADKSIREHYTNALNKVKAVLRTSQKDKLEILAGQIKIQLPASYQHDFEYLSELQEAISSREIIEIDYKNTREEQSKRQAEPLGLIFYAFNWHLVAWCHLRSGYRDFRVSRILKVSKTGLPFRKTDHIDLNDYMKTLPVDF from the coding sequence ATGAATCGAATCGATCGCTTGTTTGGAATTTTGATCTTACTGCAATCCAAGAAGCATGCCAGCGTTGAGTGGATAGCAGGTAAATTCCGGATCAGCGAGCGCACCGTTTACCGCGACCTGAAAGCGCTTACTGAACTGGGCATCCCCCTTAGCTTTGAGCCCTACAAAGGATATTGTATTGTCCAGGGATACTTCCTGCCCCCAGTTTCCTTTAGCTCCGAAGAAGCAAACGCCCTGCTCCTCATGGAAACGGTAGCCTCCGGGTTTGCCGATAAGTCTATCAGAGAGCATTATACCAATGCCCTGAATAAAGTAAAGGCAGTTTTAAGGACCTCCCAAAAGGATAAGCTGGAGATACTTGCCGGGCAGATAAAAATACAGTTGCCGGCTTCCTACCAGCATGACTTTGAATATCTCTCGGAACTGCAGGAAGCGATTTCTTCCAGGGAGATCATTGAGATTGATTATAAGAATACCAGAGAGGAACAAAGCAAAAGGCAGGCGGAACCTCTCGGCCTTATCTTTTACGCCTTTAACTGGCACCTGGTTGCCTGGTGCCATCTCCGTTCGGGCTACCGGGATTTCAGGGTTTCCCGCATACTGAAAGTGAGTAAAACCGGACTTCCATTCAGGAAAACCGATCATATAGACCTTAACGATTACATGAAGACCTTACCGGTAGATTTTTGA
- the rpoC gene encoding DNA-directed RNA polymerase subunit beta': MSYKKDIKIKSNFTKITISLSSPETILERSSGEVLKPETINYRTYKPERDGLFCERIFGPVKDYECACGKYKRIRYKGIVCDRCGVEVTEKKVRRERMGHIHLVVPVAHIWYFRSLPNKIGYLLGLPTKKLDLIIYYERYVVIQPGVKAEDGIQYLDFLTEEEYLDILDTLPKENQYLDDDHPDKFIAKMGAEALEDLLRRLNLDQQSYDLRHQAANETSQQRKNEALKRLQVVEAFRDANTRIENRPEWMIVRIVPVIPPELRPLVPLDGGRFATSDLNDLYRRVIIRNNRLKRLIEIKAPEVILRNEKRMLQEAVDSLFDNSRKVNAVKTEGNRALKSLSDILKGKQGRFRQNLLGKRVDYSGRSVIVVGPQLKLHECGLPKDMAAELFKPFIIRKLIERGIVKTVKSAKKIVDRKDAVVWDILENVLKGHPVLLNRAPTLHRLGIQSFQPKLVEGKAIQLHPLVCTAFNADFDGDQMAVHVPLSHAAVAEAQMLMLASHNILNPANGTPITVPSQDMVLGLYYITKGRKSEEGHPVKGEGMTLFGPEEVRIAYNEGTVDLHANIKVKVDVLEKGEAVNQMIETTVGRVLFNEVVPKEVGFINQLLTKKSLRDIIGEVVKITGMARTAQFLDDIKEMGFQIAFKGGLSFNLLDLTIPEEKLKLINGAQAEVEEVWTNYNMGFITNNERYNQVIDIWTRINSRLTDNVMKMLATDNQGFNSVYMMLDSGARGSKEQIRQLCGMRGLMAKPQKSGSGGEIIENPILSNFKEGLSVLEYFISTHGARKGLADTALKTADAGYLTRRLHDVAQDMVISENDCGTLRGVTTSALKDNEDIVEPLYERILGRVSLHDVYDPLSNELIVAAGDEIDEDKARTIDSSAIESVEIRSVLACESKRGACAKCYGRNLSTGKLVQIGEAVGVIAAQSIGEPGTQLTLRTFHVGGTASNIAAESQIVAKFSGKVEFENVRTVDTKNSEGADVRVVIGRSGELRIVDEGLGKVVMNNNIPYGAQLFVKEGQKLEKGDLICSWDPYNAVMVSDFAGKIEFESVLEGVTFREESDEQTGHREKVIIDTRDKTKNPVISVIGKNGQEKSYNIPVGAHIIVENGENIRAGQVLVKIPRAAGKTRDITGGLPRVTELFEARNPSNPAVVTEIDGVVTLGGTKRGNREIIIESKDGQTKKYLVPLSKHILVQDNDFVKAGTSLSDGAISPADILAIKGPGAVQEYLVNEVQEVYRLQGVKINDKHFEVIVHQMMQKVTIDDPGDTRFLEKESVSKLDFMEENDWIYDKKVITESGDSPNLKAGQIISLRKLRDENAQLKRKDLKLVEVRDAHPATSSPLLQGITRASLGTKSFISAASFQETTKVLNEAAISGKADTMLGLKENVIVGHLIPAGTGMRIYDKLIVGSQEEYDRLLASKQEVEQD, translated from the coding sequence ATGTCATATAAAAAAGATATAAAGATCAAAAGTAATTTCACGAAAATTACGATCAGTCTTTCTTCGCCTGAAACGATCCTTGAACGTTCCAGCGGGGAAGTCCTGAAGCCGGAAACCATCAATTACCGGACCTATAAGCCGGAACGCGACGGTTTGTTCTGCGAGCGTATCTTCGGCCCTGTTAAGGACTACGAATGCGCCTGCGGAAAATACAAGCGTATCCGCTATAAAGGGATCGTATGTGACCGCTGCGGGGTGGAAGTGACAGAGAAAAAGGTTCGTCGCGAGCGTATGGGCCACATTCACCTGGTAGTTCCGGTAGCGCATATCTGGTACTTCCGCTCCCTGCCTAACAAGATCGGTTACCTGCTGGGCCTTCCCACGAAAAAGCTGGACCTGATCATTTATTACGAACGTTATGTCGTGATCCAGCCGGGTGTAAAGGCGGAAGACGGTATCCAGTATCTTGATTTCCTTACCGAGGAAGAATACCTTGACATACTGGACACGCTTCCCAAGGAGAATCAGTACCTGGATGACGATCATCCCGATAAATTCATTGCCAAAATGGGTGCCGAGGCGCTGGAAGACCTCCTTCGCCGGCTGAACCTGGACCAGCAATCCTACGATCTGAGACACCAGGCCGCCAATGAAACTTCCCAGCAGCGTAAGAACGAAGCATTGAAGCGCCTGCAGGTGGTAGAAGCATTCCGTGACGCCAATACCCGGATCGAGAACAGGCCGGAATGGATGATCGTACGGATCGTGCCGGTGATCCCGCCGGAACTGCGGCCCCTGGTACCCCTGGACGGCGGTCGTTTTGCGACTTCCGACCTGAACGATCTGTACCGCCGGGTAATTATCCGTAACAACCGCCTGAAGCGGCTGATCGAGATCAAAGCTCCTGAAGTGATCCTTCGCAACGAGAAGCGTATGCTCCAGGAAGCCGTGGACTCCCTGTTTGACAACTCCAGGAAGGTGAACGCGGTGAAAACCGAAGGTAACCGGGCGCTGAAGTCGCTTTCGGATATCCTTAAGGGCAAGCAGGGGCGTTTCCGCCAGAACCTTTTAGGTAAGCGCGTAGACTATTCCGGCCGTTCGGTGATCGTGGTAGGCCCCCAGCTTAAACTGCATGAGTGCGGCTTACCCAAAGACATGGCCGCTGAACTCTTCAAGCCTTTTATTATACGGAAGCTGATCGAAAGAGGAATCGTAAAAACCGTTAAATCGGCGAAAAAGATAGTAGACCGTAAAGACGCTGTGGTATGGGATATTCTTGAAAATGTCCTGAAAGGCCACCCGGTACTGCTGAACCGGGCGCCTACGCTGCACAGGCTAGGGATCCAGTCTTTCCAGCCAAAACTGGTGGAAGGAAAAGCCATTCAATTGCACCCGCTGGTTTGTACGGCATTCAACGCCGACTTCGACGGTGACCAGATGGCTGTTCACGTTCCTTTAAGCCATGCCGCGGTAGCTGAGGCGCAAATGCTGATGCTCGCTTCCCACAATATCCTGAATCCTGCCAACGGAACCCCCATCACTGTTCCTTCGCAGGACATGGTACTTGGACTTTATTATATTACCAAGGGCCGTAAATCAGAGGAAGGCCATCCCGTGAAAGGAGAAGGAATGACCTTATTCGGTCCGGAGGAAGTCCGGATTGCCTATAACGAGGGAACAGTTGACCTTCACGCCAATATAAAGGTGAAAGTGGACGTCCTTGAAAAAGGCGAAGCCGTTAACCAGATGATTGAGACTACCGTTGGACGCGTGTTGTTCAATGAAGTGGTTCCCAAGGAAGTTGGCTTTATTAACCAGCTGCTTACCAAGAAATCCCTCAGGGATATCATTGGCGAGGTAGTGAAGATAACAGGTATGGCGCGTACAGCCCAGTTCCTTGATGATATAAAGGAAATGGGATTCCAGATCGCGTTCAAGGGCGGGCTGTCATTTAACCTGCTTGACCTGACCATCCCTGAAGAAAAGCTGAAGCTTATCAATGGCGCTCAGGCCGAAGTTGAAGAAGTTTGGACCAACTATAACATGGGCTTCATCACCAATAATGAGCGGTACAACCAGGTGATCGACATCTGGACGCGTATCAACTCGCGGCTTACCGACAACGTGATGAAAATGCTGGCAACAGACAACCAGGGCTTTAACTCGGTTTACATGATGCTGGATTCCGGGGCCCGTGGTTCCAAAGAGCAGATTCGCCAGCTTTGCGGCATGCGTGGACTGATGGCCAAACCGCAGAAGTCCGGTTCAGGAGGGGAAATCATTGAAAACCCCATTCTGTCCAACTTCAAGGAAGGATTATCCGTACTGGAATACTTTATTTCCACGCACGGTGCCAGGAAAGGTCTCGCGGATACCGCCCTTAAAACGGCCGACGCCGGTTACCTGACCCGCCGTTTGCATGACGTGGCGCAGGATATGGTGATCAGCGAGAACGACTGCGGTACGCTTCGCGGGGTAACCACTTCGGCATTGAAAGATAACGAAGACATCGTGGAGCCTTTATATGAGCGGATCCTGGGCCGGGTATCACTGCACGATGTCTACGATCCTCTCAGCAATGAGCTGATTGTGGCTGCCGGCGATGAGATTGATGAGGATAAGGCGCGGACAATTGATTCTTCGGCTATTGAGTCAGTAGAGATCCGTTCCGTACTTGCCTGCGAATCGAAACGCGGAGCTTGTGCGAAATGCTACGGACGTAACCTTTCTACCGGGAAACTGGTACAGATCGGGGAAGCCGTAGGCGTTATCGCCGCTCAGTCCATCGGCGAGCCGGGTACCCAGCTTACGCTGCGTACTTTCCACGTAGGGGGTACCGCTTCCAACATTGCGGCTGAATCGCAGATCGTTGCAAAATTCAGCGGTAAAGTAGAATTTGAAAACGTCCGCACGGTGGACACCAAGAATAGTGAAGGCGCAGATGTGCGGGTAGTGATCGGGCGGTCCGGAGAATTACGGATCGTTGACGAGGGCCTGGGCAAAGTGGTGATGAACAATAATATTCCCTATGGGGCGCAATTGTTTGTCAAGGAAGGCCAGAAGCTTGAGAAAGGCGACCTTATCTGCAGCTGGGATCCGTATAACGCGGTAATGGTATCGGATTTCGCGGGTAAGATTGAGTTTGAATCGGTACTGGAAGGGGTAACTTTCCGGGAAGAATCCGATGAACAGACCGGGCACCGTGAAAAGGTGATCATCGATACCCGCGATAAGACCAAAAACCCTGTTATCAGCGTGATCGGGAAGAACGGCCAGGAAAAGTCCTATAATATCCCGGTGGGTGCGCATATCATTGTAGAGAACGGTGAGAATATCAGAGCCGGACAGGTACTGGTGAAGATTCCCCGCGCCGCCGGTAAAACAAGGGACATTACGGGTGGTCTGCCGCGGGTTACCGAGCTGTTCGAAGCACGGAATCCGTCTAACCCCGCTGTCGTCACCGAAATTGACGGTGTGGTAACGCTGGGCGGTACCAAGCGCGGCAACCGGGAGATCATTATTGAATCCAAGGACGGACAAACCAAAAAATACCTTGTTCCCCTTTCCAAGCATATCCTGGTACAGGATAATGACTTTGTAAAGGCGGGGACCTCGCTTTCTGACGGGGCCATTTCCCCGGCGGATATCCTGGCAATCAAAGGGCCGGGCGCCGTACAGGAGTACCTCGTGAACGAAGTACAGGAAGTATATCGTCTGCAGGGTGTGAAGATCAATGATAAGCACTTTGAAGTGATCGTACACCAGATGATGCAGAAGGTTACCATTGATGATCCGGGAGATACCCGCTTCCTGGAAAAGGAATCGGTCAGCAAGCTGGACTTCATGGAAGAGAACGACTGGATCTACGATAAAAAGGTAATTACCGAATCGGGTGACTCTCCCAACCTCAAGGCCGGCCAGATTATCAGCCTGCGCAAACTTCGTGATGAAAATGCGCAGCTGAAGCGGAAGGACCTGAAACTCGTAGAAGTACGCGATGCTCATCCGGCTACTTCCAGCCCCTTGCTGCAAGGGATTACCCGTGCATCTTTGGGTACCAAGAGCTTTATCTCGGCGGCTTCCTTCCAGGAAACAACGAAGGTACTCAATGAAGCAGCAATCAGCGGAAAGGCGGATACCATGCTCGGGTTGAAGGAAAATGTCATTGTCGGACATTTGATCCCGGCCGGAACAGGTATGCGTATCTATGATAAGCTGATTGTCGGCTCGCAGGAGGAATACGATCGCTTACTCGCATCGAAGCAAGAAGTAGAACAGGATTAA
- a CDS encoding DUF3467 domain-containing protein produces MEEKNETQLNIELTEEVAEGVYSNLAIITHSTSEFVIDFIRVMPGVPKAKVKSRIVLTPEHAKRLLGALNDNIQKYEALNGKIEVKEGPPTIPMNFGGPVAQA; encoded by the coding sequence ATGGAAGAGAAAAACGAGACCCAGTTGAATATCGAGTTAACTGAAGAGGTAGCTGAAGGCGTTTATTCCAATCTTGCTATTATTACGCATTCCACTTCGGAGTTCGTCATTGATTTTATAAGGGTAATGCCCGGGGTTCCGAAGGCCAAAGTGAAGTCAAGAATCGTTCTTACCCCTGAACATGCCAAGCGCCTCCTGGGAGCCCTGAACGATAATATCCAGAAATACGAAGCCCTGAACGGGAAAATTGAAGTAAAGGAAGGGCCTCCTACCATACCCATGAACTTTGGAGGGCCGGTCGCGCAGGCTTGA
- the miaA gene encoding tRNA (adenosine(37)-N6)-dimethylallyltransferase MiaA, with protein MSSKILIVISGPTASGKTALSIELARHYQTEIISADSRQFYRELPIGTAQPSATELAAAPHHFIASRSVFEELNAGRFEAEALELISRLFKVHDQLILTGGSGLFIDAVCRGLDELPRVNPGTREALNQKHREEGLHPLQEMLREADPVYYEKIDLNNPQRVIRALEVFISSGKPYSSFLKENAKPRPFRIQKFAIDLERSLLYERINARVDAMLSAGLVEEARKVYPYRHLKTLETVGYAELFEYFDGHISLEEAVELIKRNTRRFAKRQVTWLKRDPEVIWVRAGDFSKIPLLVASGA; from the coding sequence TTGAGTTCCAAAATACTGATCGTCATTTCGGGCCCCACCGCATCGGGGAAAACAGCCCTGTCAATTGAGCTGGCCAGGCACTATCAAACCGAAATAATTTCCGCCGACTCCCGGCAATTTTACCGGGAACTGCCAATTGGAACTGCCCAACCTTCCGCTACCGAACTAGCTGCCGCTCCCCATCATTTTATCGCATCCAGGAGCGTTTTTGAGGAATTAAACGCCGGCCGTTTCGAGGCCGAAGCCCTGGAACTCATTTCCCGGCTTTTTAAGGTACACGACCAGCTGATTCTCACAGGCGGCTCGGGCTTGTTCATCGATGCGGTTTGCCGCGGCCTGGATGAGCTGCCCCGGGTAAACCCCGGAACAAGAGAGGCGCTCAATCAGAAGCACCGGGAGGAAGGCCTGCACCCCCTGCAGGAAATGCTCCGCGAAGCGGACCCCGTTTACTATGAAAAGATCGACCTGAACAATCCCCAGCGCGTGATCAGGGCGCTGGAAGTATTCATTTCGAGCGGAAAGCCGTATTCTTCCTTCCTGAAAGAAAATGCCAAACCCCGCCCCTTCCGTATCCAGAAATTTGCCATTGACCTTGAACGTTCCCTGCTGTACGAACGGATCAATGCAAGGGTAGATGCGATGCTGTCCGCTGGCTTGGTAGAGGAAGCCAGGAAGGTCTATCCTTACCGGCATCTGAAAACCCTGGAGACCGTAGGGTATGCCGAATTGTTTGAATATTTCGATGGCCATATCTCATTGGAAGAAGCCGTTGAACTTATCAAGCGGAATACCCGGCGCTTTGCAAAAAGGCAGGTCACCTGGTTGAAACGGGATCCGGAAGTCATCTGGGTTCGGGCCGGGGACTTTTCGAAGATTCCTTTGCTGGTTGCAAGCGGCGCGTAA
- a CDS encoding glycosyltransferase family 9 protein: MLNGIIEKNTGRAKSREAGKSFLIIQTAFIGDVVLATVLIEKLHRHFPDSRIDFLLRKGNEGLLKGHPFLNEVLIWEKGAGKYKNLLSLSREIRRKKYSAVINLQRFAATGALTAFSGASRSIGFNKNPLSFLFTKKVKHVFGTGEDAKHEVERNLDLVKSFTDFEPEMPRLYPSDADFDAVAPFKGSAYICIAPTSVWFTKQFPLDKWIEFIQLLPPKLPVYLLGGSGDAALCEDLRQLTRRESVRNLCGQLSFLQSAALLKDAVMNYVNDSAPMHLCSAMNAPVTAVYCSTVPAFGYGPLSANSHIVQLAEPLYCRPCGLHGYRECPEGHFKCARLIDPMQLLNTMP; the protein is encoded by the coding sequence CTGGCTACGGTATTGATCGAAAAGCTACACAGGCATTTTCCTGATTCACGGATAGATTTCCTGCTTCGGAAGGGAAATGAAGGGTTATTAAAAGGCCATCCTTTTCTTAACGAAGTACTGATCTGGGAAAAGGGAGCCGGTAAATACAAAAATTTGCTTTCCCTTTCTCGTGAAATACGCAGAAAAAAGTACAGCGCCGTTATTAACCTGCAGCGATTTGCCGCGACGGGGGCATTAACGGCTTTCTCCGGAGCCAGCCGCAGCATTGGATTCAATAAAAACCCGCTTTCGTTTCTTTTCACAAAAAAGGTAAAGCATGTTTTCGGAACCGGAGAAGATGCGAAACATGAAGTGGAGCGAAACCTGGACCTGGTCAAAAGCTTTACGGACTTTGAACCGGAAATGCCGCGGCTGTATCCCTCTGATGCCGATTTTGATGCGGTGGCGCCGTTTAAAGGCTCCGCCTATATTTGCATTGCCCCCACCTCTGTTTGGTTTACCAAGCAATTTCCCCTTGATAAATGGATAGAATTCATCCAATTGCTTCCGCCGAAATTGCCGGTTTACCTGTTGGGGGGAAGCGGGGATGCCGCCCTGTGTGAAGACCTGCGTCAGCTTACCCGCCGGGAAAGCGTGCGAAACCTTTGCGGGCAGCTGAGCTTTCTTCAGTCTGCCGCCCTGTTAAAAGACGCGGTAATGAATTATGTGAACGATTCTGCCCCGATGCATCTTTGTTCGGCAATGAATGCCCCGGTGACAGCGGTTTACTGTTCCACGGTTCCGGCATTTGGCTACGGACCGCTATCCGCTAATTCACATATTGTCCAGCTGGCAGAGCCGCTTTATTGCCGGCCCTGCGGCCTGCACGGTTACCGCGAATGCCCGGAAGGGCATTTTAAATGCGCACGTCTTATAGATCCGATGCAATTATTAAATACCATGCCATGA
- a CDS encoding CCA tRNA nucleotidyltransferase, translated as MQQHLSHPVFAIIAETAAETGQEVYVIGGFVRDLFLGRPSKDVDILVVGNGIAFAREVGEKTGSKVAVFKNFGTAMLRYQDLEVEFVGARKESYRNDSRKPIVEDGNLEDDQKRRDFSINAMAIGLNGPYFGEVVDPFGGMDDLKARIIRTPLNPETTYSDDPLRMMRAIRFSAQLDFRIEEHSLEAIRSQRERIRIVSQERITDELNKIILADRPSIGFRHLFDTGLLQLIFPQMAALQGVETIKGKSHKDNFYHTLEVLDNISEHTTDLWLRWAAILHDIAKPATKRFDPRAGWTFHGHEDRGARMVPKIFRQLRLPQDEKMKFVQKMVALHLRPIVLAQEIVTDSAVRRLLYDAGDDIDSLMTLCNADITTKNEYKIKKYKQNFELVKQKLVNVEERDRMRNWQPPVSGHDIMELFGLKEGREVGILKNRIREAILDGDIRNNREEALALLRQIGGEMGLTAAG; from the coding sequence ATGCAGCAACACCTCTCACATCCCGTATTTGCTATTATCGCGGAAACAGCAGCAGAAACCGGTCAGGAAGTTTATGTAATAGGCGGCTTCGTCCGGGATCTGTTCCTGGGGCGTCCTTCCAAAGATGTGGATATCCTGGTCGTTGGCAATGGCATTGCTTTCGCACGGGAGGTGGGAGAAAAGACGGGCAGCAAGGTGGCGGTATTTAAGAATTTTGGTACTGCCATGCTGCGCTACCAGGACCTGGAAGTGGAATTCGTTGGCGCCCGGAAAGAATCCTACCGGAATGATTCCCGCAAGCCTATTGTGGAAGACGGAAACCTGGAAGACGATCAGAAGCGACGTGATTTTAGTATAAACGCCATGGCCATTGGCCTGAACGGGCCTTATTTCGGAGAAGTAGTCGATCCTTTCGGAGGAATGGACGACTTGAAGGCCAGGATCATTCGTACGCCGCTTAATCCTGAAACAACCTATTCAGACGACCCCTTGCGGATGATGCGCGCCATACGTTTTTCCGCACAACTGGACTTCAGGATTGAGGAACATTCGCTGGAAGCCATCAGGAGCCAGCGTGAACGCATTCGTATTGTTTCCCAGGAACGGATTACGGACGAGCTGAATAAGATCATTCTTGCAGACCGGCCGTCCATCGGCTTCCGGCATTTATTCGACACCGGCCTGCTGCAGCTCATCTTTCCCCAGATGGCTGCGCTCCAGGGAGTGGAAACGATCAAAGGAAAATCGCATAAGGATAATTTCTATCATACGCTGGAGGTACTTGATAATATCTCGGAACATACGACCGACCTCTGGCTGCGCTGGGCCGCCATTCTACATGATATTGCCAAACCGGCTACCAAGCGTTTTGATCCCAGGGCCGGATGGACCTTCCACGGACACGAAGACCGGGGCGCCCGCATGGTGCCTAAAATTTTCCGGCAGCTGCGCCTTCCGCAGGATGAAAAAATGAAATTTGTGCAGAAAATGGTCGCGCTGCACCTCCGCCCGATAGTACTGGCACAGGAAATAGTGACCGATTCAGCGGTACGCAGGCTGCTGTATGACGCCGGTGATGACATTGATTCCCTGATGACCCTTTGCAATGCCGACATCACCACCAAAAACGAGTACAAAATAAAGAAGTACAAGCAAAACTTTGAACTCGTAAAGCAAAAACTGGTGAACGTGGAAGAAAGGGACCGTATGCGCAACTGGCAGCCCCCGGTTAGCGGCCATGATATCATGGAATTATTCGGGCTGAAAGAGGGCCGGGAAGTGGGCATTCTGAAAAACAGGATTCGCGAAGCCATTCTTGACGGCGACATTCGCAATAACCGGGAAGAGGCGCTGGCTTTGTTACGTCAAATAGGCGGGGAAATGGGCTTAACAGCGGCAGGCTGA
- a CDS encoding IS1096 element passenger TnpR family protein — MAVYRFRVAFEDYDGFRDIDIRSNQTFEDLHYAIHQAIGYKAEYASSFYVSNDQWHKGEEIALFPSEKKKAAGVNLMKDTKLSKFIDDPHQKFYYIFNFEQPLDFQVELIRIMIEADPKITYPHCVKSSGEAPKQFIVTTAPPAPGDEFEEDDLGPDDENKMDLEEFGIDQDEHETEADEHNDEFEGAEGDDIGFEDNEEDY, encoded by the coding sequence ATGGCTGTTTACCGTTTTAGAGTTGCTTTTGAGGATTATGATGGATTCCGGGACATTGATATCCGGTCCAACCAGACATTTGAAGATTTGCACTATGCTATTCATCAGGCCATTGGCTATAAAGCAGAGTACGCTTCTTCTTTTTATGTGAGTAATGATCAATGGCATAAAGGAGAAGAAATAGCTCTTTTTCCCAGTGAAAAAAAGAAAGCGGCAGGTGTGAACCTGATGAAGGACACGAAACTGAGTAAGTTTATCGATGACCCTCATCAGAAATTTTACTATATCTTTAATTTTGAACAGCCGCTTGACTTCCAGGTGGAATTAATCCGCATTATGATTGAAGCCGATCCAAAAATCACGTACCCCCATTGCGTAAAATCCTCCGGGGAAGCGCCAAAACAGTTCATAGTCACTACCGCGCCGCCGGCGCCAGGTGATGAGTTCGAAGAAGATGACCTGGGACCGGATGACGAAAACAAGATGGACCTGGAAGAATTCGGCATAGACCAGGACGAACACGAAACCGAAGCGGATGAACATAACGATGAATTCGAAGGTGCGGAAGGAGACGATATCGGCTTCGAAGATAACGAAGAGGATTATTAG